A region of Mauremys mutica isolate MM-2020 ecotype Southern chromosome 2, ASM2049712v1, whole genome shotgun sequence DNA encodes the following proteins:
- the PCNA gene encoding proliferating cell nuclear antigen, whose amino-acid sequence MFEARLVQGSVLKRVLEALKDLITEACWDLGSGGISLQSMDSSHVSLVQLTLRSEGFDTYRCDRNIAMGVNLASMSKILKCAGNEDIITLRAEDNADTLALVFEAPNQEKVSDYEMKLMDLDVEQLGIPEQEYSCVVKMPSGEFARICRDLSHIGDAVVISCAKDGVKFSANGELGNGNIKLSQTSNVDKEEEAVTIEMNEPVQLTFALRYLNFFTKATPLSPTVTLSMSADVPLVVEYKIADMGHLKYYLAPKIEDQQDGS is encoded by the exons ATGTTCGAGGCGCGGCTGGTGCAGGGCTCGGTGCTGAAGCGGGTGCTGGAGGCGCTCAAGGACCTGATCACCGAGGCCTGCTGGGACCTGGGCTCGGGCGGCATCAGCCTGCAGAGCATGGACTCCTCGCACGTCTCGCTGGTGCAGCTCACGCTGCGCTCCGAGGGCTTCGACACCTACCGCTGCGACCGCAACATCGCCATGGGGGTCAACCTGGCCAG TATGTCCAAAATACTGAAGTGTGCTGGCAATGAAGACATAATCACCCTCAGAGCAGAGGACAATGCAGATACCCTGGCTCTAGTATTTGAGGCACCAA ATCAGGAGAAGGTCTCTGATTATGAGATGAAGCTAATGGATTTAGATGTGGAACAACTTGGAATTCCT GAACAAGAATACAGCTGTGTAGTGAAAATGCCTTCTGGTGAATTTGCACGGATCTGCAGAGATCTCAGCCATATTGGAGATGCTGTTGTCATCTCTTGTGCAAAAGATGGTGTAAAATTTTCTGCTAATGGAGAGCTGGGAAATGGAAACATCAAGCTGTCACAGACCAGTAATGTGGATAAAGAGGAAGAAGCT GTTACAATAGAGATGAATGAGCCAGTCCAGCTCACTTTTGCTTTGAGGTACTTGAATTTTTTTACCAAAGCCACACCACTGTCACCTACAGTTACACTTAGTATGTCTGCAGATGTTCCATTAG TTGTGGAGTACAAGATTGCAGATATGGGACACTTAAAATATTATCTTGCCCCAAAGATTGAGGATCAGCAGGATGGTTCTTAA